Proteins from a genomic interval of Rhodococcus rhodochrous:
- a CDS encoding metal-dependent hydrolase, with translation MTNLQVRKMRFAFADYDVPFLWNEENPAFSSMANAVSFLAIGFEKMIVNMIREITPRITDPEVLEEANAFMYQEGQHSTAHRQHVKGLIKSYPGLQETLDDVIGAFDKLTAETSAEYRLAYTADLEATFTPVFKLMLDNDSALFRPGDDRVASLFIWHFVEEVEHRSSALIIFDAVVGSDLYRMRQAPSVFKHVLDVIAIACEGFNKHVPLEERKIDAMSMFASYRRKQNLRRRLPFLRYEDHGPMPRAFDVLPLGEQLVALVGIVRSQMPKHNPDHEKLPALADVWFRRFDEGYDVSQWYTAETVGGRNN, from the coding sequence CGCTTCGCATTCGCGGATTACGACGTGCCGTTCCTGTGGAACGAGGAGAATCCGGCCTTCTCGAGCATGGCCAACGCCGTCTCGTTCCTCGCGATCGGTTTCGAGAAGATGATCGTGAACATGATCCGTGAGATCACCCCGCGCATCACCGATCCCGAGGTCCTCGAAGAGGCCAACGCCTTCATGTACCAGGAGGGGCAGCACTCCACCGCCCACCGGCAACACGTGAAGGGTCTGATCAAGAGCTATCCGGGACTGCAGGAGACGCTCGACGACGTCATCGGCGCCTTCGACAAGCTCACCGCCGAGACCTCCGCCGAGTACCGCCTCGCGTACACCGCCGACCTCGAGGCGACCTTCACCCCCGTCTTCAAGCTCATGCTCGACAACGACTCGGCTCTCTTCCGCCCCGGCGACGACCGGGTCGCGTCGTTGTTCATCTGGCATTTCGTCGAGGAGGTCGAACACCGCAGTTCGGCGCTCATCATCTTCGACGCGGTGGTCGGCAGCGATCTGTACCGCATGCGTCAGGCCCCCTCGGTGTTCAAGCACGTGCTCGACGTCATCGCCATCGCATGCGAGGGATTCAACAAGCATGTGCCGCTGGAGGAACGGAAGATCGACGCGATGTCGATGTTCGCGTCGTACCGCCGCAAGCAGAACCTGCGGCGCCGGTTGCCGTTCCTGCGGTACGAGGACCACGGCCCGATGCCGCGCGCCTTCGACGTCCTGCCGCTCGGCGAACAGCTCGTCGCGCTGGTGGGCATCGTCCGCAGCCAGATGCCCAAGCACAATCCCGACCACGAGAAGCTGCCGGCGCTCGCCGACGTGTGGTTCCGCCGATTCGACGAAGGCTACGACGTCTCGCAGTGGTACACGGCGGAAACCGTGGGCGGGAGGAACAACTGA